A single region of the Winslowiella toletana genome encodes:
- the pilW gene encoding type IV pilus biogenesis/stability protein PilW, with the protein MRNGLLCALLSAFLVSGCVTDHAATGSAQTRLQLGLEYLARGDIAAAQRNLQRAEAAAPQDYRIQLAMARLSQMSGDNPSAQLRYDQALRLAPLNSFVVNNYGAFLCGLGQYDAAQQQFSQAQRLPQPGARADSFENAGYCYLNAGEPEQAKASLLLAIQADAQKGTPLLAEAERRFGKGERVQARLLLDVYQHSLPASAESLWLEIRFAALVERNADVKRYGIQLARNFPQSIQYQHFLANEY; encoded by the coding sequence ATGCGTAACGGACTACTATGCGCGCTGCTGAGTGCTTTTCTTGTAAGTGGTTGTGTCACTGACCACGCAGCAACAGGTTCAGCGCAGACACGCCTTCAGCTCGGTTTAGAATATCTTGCGCGCGGCGACATTGCCGCTGCGCAACGCAATCTGCAGCGAGCTGAAGCCGCCGCGCCGCAGGATTATCGCATTCAGCTGGCAATGGCTCGTCTTTCTCAGATGAGTGGAGATAACCCTTCCGCTCAATTGCGCTATGATCAGGCATTACGGCTGGCACCGTTAAATAGTTTTGTTGTTAACAATTACGGTGCGTTTCTTTGCGGATTAGGGCAGTATGATGCGGCGCAACAGCAGTTTAGTCAGGCACAACGTCTGCCGCAGCCCGGAGCCAGAGCGGACAGCTTTGAGAATGCCGGTTACTGCTATCTGAACGCAGGAGAGCCTGAGCAGGCAAAAGCATCGTTGCTGCTGGCGATCCAGGCTGATGCACAGAAAGGGACACCCTTGCTGGCTGAGGCTGAAAGGCGATTTGGAAAGGGAGAACGTGTCCAGGCGCGACTCTTATTAGATGTATATCAGCACAGCTTGCCTGCTTCGGCAGAGAGCCTGTGGTTAGAGATTCGTTTCGCCGCGTTGGTTGAGCGTAACGCTGATGTTAAGCGTTACGGCATACAACTGGCGCGAAATTTTCCACAATCGATACAGTACCAGCATTTTTTAGCTAATGAATACTGA
- a CDS encoding bifunctional tRNA (adenosine(37)-C2)-methyltransferase TrmG/ribosomal RNA large subunit methyltransferase RlmN gives MSELIVTPSSETPVVVSQKQKINLLDLNRQQMREFFLSIGEKPFRADQVMKWIYHYCSDDFDQMTDINKVLRGKLKELTEIRAPEVAEEMRSTDGTIKWAIRVGDQLVETVYIPEKDRATLCVSSQVGCALECKFCSTAQQGFNRNLRVSEIIGQVWRAAKIIGAARVTGQRPITNVVMMGMGEPLLNLNNVVPAMEIMLDDFGFGLSKRRVTLSTSGVVPALDKLGDMIDVALAISLHAPNDKVRDEIVPINKKYNIATFLDAVHRYIGKSNANQGRVTIEYVMLDHVNDSTDDAHELAELLKDTPCKINLIPWNPFPGAPYGRSSNSRVDRFSKVLMEYGFTTIVRKTRGDDIDAACGQLAGDVIDRTKRTLRKKMAGETISVKAL, from the coding sequence ATGTCAGAACTTATTGTGACGCCGTCGTCCGAAACTCCTGTAGTTGTCAGCCAGAAACAAAAAATCAATCTGCTGGATCTTAACCGTCAGCAAATGCGCGAATTCTTCCTTTCCATTGGTGAGAAGCCTTTCCGCGCTGATCAGGTCATGAAGTGGATTTATCATTACTGCAGCGATGATTTCGATCAGATGACCGATATCAACAAAGTGCTGCGCGGCAAGCTGAAAGAGCTGACCGAAATCCGTGCACCTGAAGTGGCTGAAGAGATGCGTTCAACCGACGGCACCATTAAATGGGCGATCCGCGTTGGCGACCAGCTGGTAGAGACTGTCTACATTCCGGAGAAAGACCGCGCCACACTCTGCGTCTCATCGCAGGTAGGTTGTGCACTTGAGTGTAAATTCTGTTCCACCGCGCAGCAGGGCTTTAACCGCAATCTGCGCGTTTCGGAAATTATTGGTCAGGTATGGCGCGCCGCGAAAATTATCGGTGCTGCACGCGTTACCGGTCAGCGTCCAATCACTAACGTGGTGATGATGGGCATGGGCGAGCCGCTGCTGAACCTGAACAACGTTGTTCCGGCGATGGAAATCATGCTGGATGACTTTGGTTTTGGTCTTTCCAAGCGCCGTGTGACCCTGTCGACCTCTGGCGTTGTGCCAGCGCTCGACAAGCTGGGCGATATGATTGATGTCGCGCTGGCGATTTCACTGCACGCCCCGAACGACAAAGTGCGCGATGAAATCGTGCCAATTAACAAAAAGTACAATATCGCTACCTTCCTTGATGCTGTGCACCGCTATATTGGCAAATCAAACGCCAATCAGGGCCGTGTCACCATCGAGTATGTGATGTTGGATCACGTCAACGACAGCACCGATGATGCGCATGAACTGGCGGAATTGTTAAAAGATACGCCGTGCAAAATCAACCTGATCCCATGGAACCCCTTCCCGGGCGCACCTTATGGCCGCAGTTCCAACAGCCGCGTTGACCGCTTCTCCAAAGTATTGATGGAGTACGGCTTCACCACTATTGTGCGTAAAACCCGTGGTGATGATATTGATGCTGCTTGTGGTCAGTTAGCGGGTGATGTTATTGACCGTACCAAGCGTACCCTGCGCAAAAAAATGGCAGGTGAAACAATTTCTGTGAAAGCGCTCTGA
- the ndk gene encoding nucleoside-diphosphate kinase yields the protein MTTERTFSIVKPNAVAKNVIGAIYNRFESAGFKIVAAKMLHLTTEQAQGFYAEHAGKPFFDGLVEFMTSGPIVVSVLEGENAVQRHRDLMGATNPANALAGTLRADYADSFTENATHGSDSAESAAREIAFFFGEGEVCPRTR from the coding sequence ATGACAACAGAACGTACTTTTTCCATCGTTAAACCTAATGCGGTGGCAAAAAACGTAATTGGTGCTATTTACAACCGTTTCGAAAGCGCTGGCTTTAAAATTGTTGCTGCAAAAATGCTGCACCTGACCACTGAGCAGGCGCAGGGCTTCTACGCAGAACACGCTGGTAAGCCTTTCTTTGATGGCCTGGTTGAGTTTATGACTTCAGGTCCAATCGTGGTTTCCGTTCTGGAAGGTGAAAACGCCGTTCAGCGTCACCGTGATCTGATGGGTGCAACCAACCCGGCAAACGCACTGGCTGGTACCCTGCGTGCAGACTACGCTGACAGCTTCACCGAAAACGCAACCCACGGCTCTGATTCTGCTGAATCTGCTGCACGTGAAATCGCGTTCTTCTTTGGCGAAGGCGAAGTGTGCCCGCGTACACGTTAA
- the pbpC gene encoding peptidoglycan glycosyltransferase PbpC (penicillin-binding protein 1C), with protein sequence MRRGFALLHALLILLALFMLLLIGDRLFPLPLQQPEPARVVVAEDGTPLWRFADRNGIWRYPVTVDDVSPYYLQALLTYEDRWFWHHPGVNPLAIIRAAWQDIIGGEIISGGSTLTMQVARLIDPQPRTFAGKMHQVWRAFQLEWHLSKREILTIYLNRAPFGGTIEGIGAASWTWLGKPPSAMTRSEAALMAVLPQAPSRLRPDRWPLRAQAARNKVLQRMIDYQVWSLPQVEEIFAEPVWLAPRQMPELAPLLARRLIALSPRQKVTSTIDASMQRQLEAMAQGWKNQLPPRTSMAVMVVDHHNMKVRAYLGSIDLNDDSRFGHVDMISSIRSPGSVLKPFVYGLAIDDGLIHAESLLQDVPRRFGDYRPGNFDTGFHGPVSASEALSRSLNLPAVQLLDAYGPKRLTAALRNVGLRLRFPAAVEPNLSLVLGGTGARMDEIVAAYSAFARHGNAAQLRFLPEQQLEQRALMSPGAAWVIRRILAGEAQPQPDGQLPAVVPLAWKTGTSYGYRDAWAIGLNARYLIGVWVGRPDGTPVAGQYGNASAIPVMNQVSNLLMSSPGFRGTVLPSDPRPQSVGVTSICWPGGQTLPAGDTNCRQRRQSWIVDQTVPPTLLAPGQESLTGIQQPVWLNAQGKRVAADCSGARAQIVTLWPLPLEPWLPQGERRASRLPPVDAQCPPLSQGNAAPLLLTGVRDGQILHRLPGQPLLTVTASVQGGQGSQRWWFINGNPLESQRDMSSLALPFEKPGDYQVTVLDEDGQVASAAFSVE encoded by the coding sequence ATGAGACGTGGTTTCGCTCTGCTGCATGCGTTGCTGATATTGCTGGCGCTCTTTATGCTGTTGTTAATTGGCGACAGGCTATTTCCGCTGCCATTGCAGCAGCCAGAGCCTGCGCGCGTGGTGGTGGCTGAAGATGGCACGCCGCTGTGGCGCTTTGCCGATCGTAACGGCATCTGGCGCTATCCGGTTACCGTCGATGATGTGTCGCCGTACTATCTCCAGGCGCTGCTGACTTACGAAGATCGTTGGTTCTGGCACCATCCCGGCGTCAATCCGCTGGCTATAATTCGCGCGGCCTGGCAGGACATAATCGGTGGTGAAATTATCTCCGGCGGTAGCACCCTGACGATGCAGGTAGCGCGGCTGATCGATCCGCAACCGCGCACCTTTGCCGGTAAAATGCATCAGGTGTGGCGCGCCTTCCAGCTGGAGTGGCATCTGTCGAAGCGCGAGATTTTGACGATCTATCTTAACCGTGCGCCTTTCGGCGGTACCATTGAAGGCATAGGTGCCGCCAGCTGGACGTGGCTCGGTAAGCCACCTTCCGCGATGACGCGCAGTGAGGCGGCGCTGATGGCGGTGTTGCCACAAGCGCCAAGCCGTTTACGCCCCGACCGCTGGCCGCTGCGTGCGCAGGCAGCGCGTAATAAAGTGCTACAGCGCATGATCGATTACCAGGTCTGGTCATTACCTCAGGTCGAAGAGATCTTTGCCGAACCGGTGTGGCTGGCACCTCGACAGATGCCGGAGCTGGCACCCTTATTGGCAAGGCGGCTGATTGCCCTGTCACCCCGGCAAAAAGTTACCTCTACGATTGATGCCTCGATGCAGCGGCAGCTGGAAGCGATGGCACAAGGCTGGAAAAATCAGCTTCCACCGCGCACGTCGATGGCGGTGATGGTAGTCGATCACCACAATATGAAAGTGCGCGCCTATCTTGGTTCGATCGATCTTAATGATGACAGCCGTTTTGGTCATGTCGATATGATTAGCAGCATACGTTCACCGGGATCGGTACTGAAACCATTCGTCTATGGGCTGGCAATTGACGATGGCTTAATCCATGCAGAATCACTGTTGCAGGATGTACCGCGACGTTTTGGTGATTATCGGCCAGGTAATTTTGACACTGGATTTCACGGCCCGGTCAGCGCCAGCGAAGCACTTTCCCGATCGCTTAATCTTCCTGCGGTGCAGTTGCTTGATGCATACGGGCCAAAGCGCCTTACGGCGGCGCTGCGCAATGTTGGTCTGCGGTTACGTTTTCCGGCGGCGGTGGAGCCTAATCTTTCGCTGGTTCTGGGCGGAACGGGGGCGCGTATGGATGAGATTGTCGCCGCATACAGTGCTTTTGCGCGTCACGGGAACGCGGCGCAACTGCGCTTTCTGCCAGAACAGCAACTGGAGCAGCGTGCTTTGATGTCACCCGGTGCTGCGTGGGTCATCCGGCGCATTCTGGCGGGTGAGGCGCAGCCACAGCCCGACGGTCAGCTGCCTGCGGTGGTGCCGCTGGCGTGGAAAACCGGTACCAGCTATGGTTACCGCGACGCCTGGGCAATTGGCCTGAATGCACGCTACCTGATTGGCGTATGGGTAGGGCGTCCGGACGGCACGCCAGTTGCCGGACAATACGGTAACGCCAGCGCGATACCGGTAATGAATCAGGTCAGTAACCTGTTGATGTCGTCACCGGGCTTTCGTGGCACGGTATTGCCGAGCGACCCCCGCCCACAATCAGTTGGCGTGACATCGATCTGCTGGCCGGGGGGGCAAACGTTGCCCGCTGGCGATACGAATTGCCGTCAGCGGCGTCAAAGCTGGATCGTCGACCAAACCGTGCCGCCAACACTGCTGGCACCAGGGCAGGAGAGTTTAACCGGCATTCAGCAGCCGGTGTGGCTAAATGCGCAAGGCAAACGCGTCGCGGCAGATTGTAGCGGCGCGCGGGCGCAGATCGTCACTCTGTGGCCATTGCCGCTTGAGCCGTGGTTGCCGCAGGGCGAGCGACGCGCCAGCCGGTTACCGCCAGTTGATGCGCAGTGCCCGCCATTGAGCCAGGGTAATGCGGCCCCTCTGCTGTTAACCGGCGTGCGTGATGGGCAGATTCTGCATCGTTTACCGGGCCAGCCTTTACTGACGGTAACGGCCAGTGTGCAGGGCGGGCAAGGAAGTCAGCGCTGGTGGTTTATTAATGGCAATCCGCTGGAAAGTCAGCGTGATATGTCATCACTGGCATTACCTTTTGAAAAGCCCGGTGACTATCAGGTAACCGTGCTGGATGAGGATGGACAAGTGGCGAGCGCTGCTTTTAGCGTAGAGTGA
- a CDS encoding alpha-2-macroglobulin family protein, giving the protein MNGLRNGAGLAALLALALLTGCDDAETKTPVATAAEKNASSQSTTAQQKVELTDAQRAAQAERDKGKPLTVVDLSEVQLEGASALVATFSVALDDKQNFADRLHLIDSKNGAIDGGWELSANRKELRFRHLEPNRKLIATVDSGLKAANGAALDSAFEQEITTRDVQPMVGFASRGSLLPTRVTQGLPVLALNVNSVDVDFFRIKSASLPSFLSAWEYGNSLQSWQSEELLNKADLVYSGRFDLNPARNTREKLLLPLSDIEAFRQPGVYLAVMKKAGSYNYSNAATLFTLSDIGVSLHLFPTQMDVFSQSLENGAALSGITLTMLDEKGQTLQQVQSDKQGHAQLKRSAKAALLLATNDNQTTLLDLNRPALDLAEFAVAGPEGYDKQLFMFGPRDLYRPGETVIVNALLRDADGQPLPAQPVRLEVVKPDGEVARTLVWQPENGLYQYRFSLPESAATGSWTLRVNTGDDRPRSWRFNVEDFLPERMALSLKADERPLLHADDVTFQVNGRYLYGAPAAGNRLQGQLFLRPNREAVAALPGYQFGDITEEGLKRSLDEIDLTLDAGGDTVVAVESGWKDVHSPINLILQASLLETGGRPVTRRSTQSIWPAEALPGIRPLFGNQDVYDYRSDSYRSQPMVEEGSTAAFDIVLANARGQKLAAQNLDVRLIRERRDYFWSFSDGEGWQSRYEQKDLQEEQQQVSLAADGTARVEFPVDWGSYRIEVRTADEKTLTSLRFWAGYSWQDNTDGSGALRPDQVKLKLDKPAYLPGEKASVHIEAPAAGKGYLMLESSNGPLWWQEIDVPAGGINVDVPINPQWRRHDLYLSALVIRPGEKEKGTTPKRAVGLLHLPLADDNRKLALTLDAPQKIRPNQTLTVKVKAARQGGELPRDIHLLLSAVDSGVLSITDYKTPDPFNGFFGRKRYNADQYDVYGQLIEGQGRQATLRFGGDGDEGDPLARGGKKPVTHVNIVAQQAQPITLDANGEGSIELQIPEFNGELRLMAQAWSDAEFGQGEQKVVVAAPLVTELATPRFMAGGDSARLALDISNLSGTAQTLNLRLMAQGLVKLDGAENQSVSLKAGERTTLFVPVSALTGFGDGELAVDITGINLPGEKVNPSHYSWKIGVRPAWPAETRNFESVVRAGEAWSVPAEALSELAPATLQGQLAIGSRPPLNIARYIRELYAYPYGCLEQTASGLYPSLFTNHAQLVALGIKGSSDKVRRESIDTGIDRLAGMQRYNGSFGLWSKDNPEEFWLTAYVTDFLIRASEQGYSVPKPLLDRASQRLLRYLQDANQIEVYYSNDPAATRFSVQAYAALVLARQQKAPLGALRALYDKKESARAGLPLVQLGLALKLMGDAPRGTELIAEGINHPRPANNIWLEDYGSELRDNALILSLLAENQLLPDEQGKLLLKLSQQLNGKRWLSTQENNALFLAGRTLQEQAGVNWQASLNGQSPALSGSETLNKTLTAAQLTAGIEVSNQGSSNLYTRLDAVGYPQSMPAPYSNNLQISRSYLGLDGKEKSLANLKSGELVLVVLKVSAQQRVPDALVVDLLPAGLELENQNLGDSSASLGESATEVQERVNDMQQANIKHLEFRDDRFIAAVDVDGYRPLTLLYLARAVTPGSYQVPAPQVESMYVPQWRALGATPERLNVQ; this is encoded by the coding sequence ATGAACGGGTTGAGGAACGGTGCGGGTTTAGCTGCGTTATTGGCGCTGGCGCTGCTGACAGGATGTGATGATGCGGAGACAAAAACGCCTGTTGCTACGGCGGCAGAAAAAAACGCCTCATCGCAAAGCACGACAGCACAGCAAAAAGTGGAGCTGACGGATGCGCAACGTGCAGCGCAAGCGGAACGCGACAAAGGAAAGCCGCTGACGGTGGTGGACCTGTCAGAAGTGCAGCTGGAAGGTGCCAGCGCGCTGGTGGCAACTTTTTCCGTGGCGCTGGATGATAAACAGAACTTCGCCGATCGCTTGCATCTGATTGACAGTAAAAATGGTGCAATTGACGGCGGCTGGGAGCTTTCCGCCAACCGTAAAGAGCTGCGTTTTCGTCATCTCGAACCAAACCGTAAACTGATCGCCACCGTAGATAGCGGATTAAAAGCCGCCAACGGTGCCGCGCTGGATAGTGCCTTTGAGCAGGAAATTACCACTCGCGACGTGCAACCAATGGTCGGTTTTGCCAGCCGAGGTTCACTGCTACCGACGCGCGTTACTCAGGGACTCCCGGTACTGGCACTGAATGTTAACAGCGTCGATGTCGATTTCTTCCGCATTAAATCTGCCTCTTTACCTTCATTTCTCTCTGCCTGGGAGTACGGTAACAGCTTACAAAGCTGGCAGTCTGAAGAGCTGCTGAATAAGGCCGATCTGGTGTACAGCGGACGATTTGACCTCAATCCGGCGCGCAATACCCGTGAAAAACTGCTACTGCCGCTAAGCGATATCGAAGCATTCCGGCAGCCGGGTGTCTATCTGGCGGTAATGAAAAAAGCCGGCTCTTATAATTACAGCAATGCCGCGACGTTGTTTACCCTCAGTGATATCGGTGTGTCACTGCATCTGTTCCCAACGCAAATGGATGTCTTCAGTCAGAGCCTGGAGAATGGCGCAGCACTGTCGGGCATTACGCTGACCATGCTCGATGAAAAAGGGCAAACACTCCAGCAGGTGCAAAGCGATAAGCAGGGGCATGCGCAGTTAAAACGTTCGGCCAAAGCGGCTTTGCTTTTGGCGACCAACGATAATCAAACCACGCTACTGGATCTTAACCGACCAGCACTTGATTTGGCCGAATTTGCCGTGGCCGGTCCGGAAGGCTATGACAAGCAACTGTTTATGTTTGGCCCGCGCGATCTATACCGGCCTGGTGAAACGGTGATTGTGAATGCACTGCTGCGAGATGCCGATGGTCAGCCTCTGCCTGCACAGCCGGTCAGGCTCGAAGTGGTCAAACCCGATGGTGAGGTGGCGCGCACGCTGGTGTGGCAACCGGAAAATGGCCTGTATCAGTACCGCTTCAGTTTGCCTGAGTCCGCTGCGACCGGCAGCTGGACGCTGCGGGTAAATACCGGCGACGATCGTCCACGCAGCTGGCGCTTTAATGTTGAAGATTTCTTGCCGGAGCGTATGGCGCTGTCGCTGAAAGCTGATGAGCGCCCACTGCTGCACGCTGATGACGTCACTTTCCAGGTTAATGGCCGCTACCTGTATGGTGCACCGGCGGCGGGCAACCGTCTGCAGGGCCAGCTGTTTTTACGGCCCAATCGCGAGGCCGTTGCTGCACTGCCGGGTTATCAGTTTGGTGATATTACTGAAGAGGGGCTGAAGCGTAGCCTGGATGAAATCGACCTGACGCTGGATGCCGGGGGCGACACCGTGGTGGCCGTGGAGTCAGGCTGGAAAGATGTGCATTCGCCGATAAATTTAATTTTGCAGGCCAGCCTGCTGGAAACCGGAGGTCGTCCGGTTACGCGGCGTAGCACGCAGTCAATCTGGCCGGCCGAGGCATTGCCGGGTATTCGTCCGCTGTTTGGTAATCAGGATGTCTACGACTACCGCAGCGACAGTTATCGCAGCCAGCCAATGGTTGAAGAGGGCAGCACGGCGGCCTTTGATATTGTGCTGGCCAATGCTCGCGGTCAGAAACTGGCCGCGCAGAACCTTGATGTGCGCCTGATTCGTGAGCGCCGCGACTATTTCTGGAGCTTCTCTGATGGCGAGGGCTGGCAATCACGCTATGAACAGAAGGATTTGCAAGAGGAGCAGCAGCAGGTTTCACTGGCAGCGGATGGCACCGCGCGCGTTGAGTTCCCGGTTGACTGGGGCTCATACCGTATTGAAGTGCGGACTGCCGATGAAAAAACACTAACCAGCCTGCGCTTCTGGGCAGGGTACAGCTGGCAGGACAACACTGATGGCAGCGGCGCACTGCGTCCCGATCAGGTCAAACTCAAACTGGATAAACCCGCCTATCTTCCGGGTGAAAAAGCCAGTGTGCATATCGAAGCACCGGCAGCAGGGAAAGGCTATCTGATGCTTGAGTCCAGTAATGGTCCGCTCTGGTGGCAGGAGATTGATGTGCCAGCGGGAGGCATTAATGTTGATGTGCCGATTAACCCGCAGTGGCGTCGACACGATCTTTACCTCAGCGCATTAGTTATTCGTCCTGGCGAGAAAGAGAAAGGCACTACGCCAAAACGTGCAGTGGGACTATTGCATCTGCCGCTGGCTGATGATAACCGTAAACTGGCTTTAACCCTTGATGCGCCGCAAAAGATTCGTCCAAATCAGACCCTGACGGTGAAAGTTAAAGCCGCGCGTCAGGGAGGTGAACTACCCAGAGATATCCATCTGCTGCTGTCAGCGGTAGACAGCGGTGTACTGAGTATTACCGATTACAAAACTCCTGATCCGTTCAACGGTTTCTTTGGACGTAAGCGCTATAACGCCGATCAATATGATGTCTATGGCCAGCTGATTGAAGGGCAGGGGCGACAAGCTACGCTGCGTTTCGGTGGTGATGGTGATGAGGGCGATCCGCTGGCGCGCGGCGGTAAAAAACCGGTTACGCACGTCAATATTGTGGCACAACAGGCGCAACCGATAACGCTCGACGCCAATGGTGAAGGCAGTATTGAACTGCAAATTCCTGAGTTTAACGGCGAGCTGCGTTTGATGGCGCAGGCCTGGAGCGATGCGGAGTTTGGTCAGGGAGAGCAGAAGGTTGTGGTTGCCGCGCCGCTGGTGACTGAACTGGCGACACCGCGCTTTATGGCCGGAGGCGACAGTGCACGTCTGGCGCTGGATATCTCTAACCTGTCTGGTACGGCGCAAACGCTAAACTTGCGCCTGATGGCGCAGGGCCTGGTGAAGCTTGATGGCGCAGAAAATCAGAGTGTTTCGCTTAAAGCTGGGGAACGCACCACGCTGTTTGTACCGGTAAGTGCCCTGACTGGTTTTGGTGATGGTGAACTGGCAGTTGATATTACCGGTATCAACTTGCCGGGAGAAAAAGTTAACCCGAGCCATTACAGCTGGAAAATTGGCGTACGCCCGGCCTGGCCGGCAGAGACGCGTAATTTCGAGTCTGTGGTGCGGGCTGGCGAAGCGTGGAGCGTGCCAGCCGAGGCGCTTAGCGAACTGGCTCCTGCCACTCTGCAAGGGCAGCTGGCCATCGGCAGCCGGCCACCACTGAATATTGCCCGTTATATTCGAGAACTTTATGCCTATCCGTACGGTTGTCTTGAACAAACCGCCAGCGGTCTTTATCCATCACTGTTTACTAATCACGCACAGCTGGTGGCGTTGGGAATTAAGGGTAGCAGTGACAAAGTGCGACGTGAGTCGATCGACACCGGCATTGACCGGCTGGCTGGGATGCAGCGCTACAACGGCAGTTTTGGCTTGTGGAGCAAAGACAACCCGGAAGAGTTTTGGTTAACGGCTTATGTCACTGATTTTCTGATTCGAGCCAGCGAACAGGGCTACAGCGTTCCGAAACCGTTACTGGACCGCGCCAGTCAACGACTGCTGCGCTACTTGCAGGATGCCAATCAAATCGAGGTCTATTACAGCAACGATCCGGCGGCAACGCGTTTCAGCGTACAGGCCTATGCGGCACTGGTGCTGGCGCGTCAGCAAAAAGCACCGTTAGGCGCGTTGCGCGCGCTGTATGATAAAAAAGAGAGTGCCAGGGCCGGGCTGCCGCTGGTGCAACTGGGACTGGCGCTTAAGCTGATGGGCGATGCGCCACGTGGCACCGAGCTGATCGCTGAGGGCATTAATCATCCGCGTCCGGCTAATAATATCTGGCTGGAGGATTATGGCAGTGAACTGCGCGACAATGCGCTGATCCTCAGTCTGCTGGCAGAAAACCAGCTACTGCCAGATGAGCAGGGTAAGTTACTGTTAAAACTCTCGCAGCAGCTTAATGGTAAGCGCTGGCTATCAACCCAGGAAAATAACGCGTTGTTCCTTGCGGGCAGAACGCTGCAGGAGCAGGCGGGCGTAAACTGGCAGGCCAGTCTCAACGGGCAATCTCCTGCATTAAGTGGCAGTGAAACGCTGAACAAAACGCTGACAGCAGCCCAGCTCACCGCGGGTATTGAAGTCAGCAACCAGGGCAGCAGTAATCTCTACACCCGGCTGGATGCCGTGGGCTATCCGCAGAGTATGCCTGCTCCGTACAGTAATAATTTGCAAATCAGCCGGAGCTATTTAGGGCTGGATGGTAAAGAGAAATCACTCGCCAACCTGAAAAGCGGTGAGCTGGTGCTGGTGGTGCTGAAGGTTTCAGCGCAGCAGCGGGTGCCGGACGCGCTGGTAGTTGATTTGCTGCCTGCCGGACTGGAGCTGGAAAACCAGAACCTGGGAGACAGCAGCGCCAGTCTCGGCGAGAGCGCTACGGAGGTTCAGGAGCGGGTGAATGATATGCAGCAGGCCAACATTAAGCACCTTGAGTTCCGTGACGATCGCTTTATTGCAGCAGTAGATGTAGATGGCTATCGGCCACTGACCTTGCTGTATCTGGCTCGCGCCGTAACCCCCGGTAGCTATCAGGTGCCTGCGCCGCAGGTTGAATCGATGTATGTACCGCAATGGCGCGCGCTGGGTGCCACTCCTGAGCGGCTGAATGTGCAATAG
- the sseA gene encoding 3-mercaptopyruvate sulfurtransferase: MTTSFFVTADWLAEHQSENEVQVIDARMLPPGQELVRDITAEYLAGHLPDAVFFNIEALSDHTSPYPHMMPRAESFAVAMRELGINGDKHLVVYDEGNLFSAPRAWWMLRAFGVTQVSILAGGLQGWKAAGLPIESGEVSLPEGEFDAQYDNDLVRRVTDVLLISHEGTAQIIDARAANRFNGEVDEPRPGLHRGHIPGSLNVPWNELVRDGQLKPAAELDAIFQRHGVDLKKPIVASCGSGVTAVVVILALTTLGVANVKLYDGSWGEWGSRDDLPIKKNV, from the coding sequence ATGACAACCTCCTTCTTTGTTACCGCCGACTGGCTTGCCGAACACCAGAGTGAAAATGAGGTGCAGGTCATCGATGCGCGAATGCTTCCTCCTGGTCAGGAGCTGGTACGTGATATCACCGCCGAATATCTGGCCGGCCATTTGCCCGATGCCGTATTTTTTAATATCGAGGCACTTTCCGACCATACCAGCCCTTATCCGCATATGATGCCGCGTGCCGAAAGCTTTGCCGTAGCAATGCGTGAGCTGGGGATCAACGGCGATAAGCATCTGGTGGTCTACGACGAAGGCAATTTGTTTTCCGCACCGCGTGCGTGGTGGATGCTGCGTGCTTTTGGCGTCACGCAGGTGTCGATTCTGGCTGGCGGTTTACAGGGCTGGAAAGCGGCTGGATTACCGATTGAAAGCGGAGAAGTCTCACTGCCGGAAGGTGAGTTCGACGCGCAATATGATAACGATTTAGTCCGTCGGGTTACCGATGTGCTGTTGATCAGTCATGAAGGTACCGCGCAGATTATTGATGCACGCGCAGCAAATCGCTTTAACGGTGAAGTCGATGAACCGCGTCCAGGGCTGCATCGCGGCCATATTCCGGGCAGTCTGAACGTGCCATGGAATGAGCTGGTGAGAGATGGTCAATTGAAGCCGGCAGCGGAACTGGACGCTATTTTCCAGCGGCACGGTGTTGATCTGAAAAAGCCAATTGTTGCCAGCTGTGGTTCCGGCGTGACTGCGGTGGTGGTGATTCTGGCACTGACCACGCTGGGTGTGGCAAACGTCAAACTGTATGACGGCTCCTGGGGAGAATGGGGCAGCCGTGATGATTTACCGATTAAGAAAAATGTCTGA